Proteins found in one Triticum urartu cultivar G1812 chromosome 4, Tu2.1, whole genome shotgun sequence genomic segment:
- the LOC125552751 gene encoding glycerol-3-phosphate acyltransferase RAM2-like, protein MVVASEEPFPAVHKCDASRRGDHTVVSDLDGTLLRSRSAFPYYALVAFETGGAPRLALLLLLAPLAGLLYHAVSEAAGVRVLVFAATAGARVADIESAARAVLPRFYADDVHPDAWRVFAACGRRWVVTATPRVMAEPFLRDHLGADAVAGTELATWRGRATGLVDSRRGVLVGERKAEALREMVRDGDAPEVGLGDRRSDYAFMSVCKEAYLVPREPVDAVGVDKLRKPVIFHDGRLVQRPTPLAALLAVVWYPIGFLLACVRVAAGSLVPMPWQYHVYRALGVRVVVRGAPPPRPKHAEGRTGALFACSHRTLLDPVFISVALGRPVSVVTYSLSRLSEFLSPIRTVRLTRDRATDAAAIRRLLAGGDLAVCPEGTTCREPFLLRFSSLFAELSDDIVPVATECRMSMFHGTTARGWKGMDPFYLFMNPRPEYTVTFLDRLPAEHTCGGGGRSSHEVANHVQRIIASALSFECTGFTRKDKYLALAGNDGIVRPRKGT, encoded by the exons ATGGTGGTAGCCAGCGAGGAGCCGTTCCCGGCGGTGCACAAGTGCGACGCGTCGCGCCGCGGCGACCACACGGTGGTGTCGGACCTGGACGGCACGCTGCTCCGGTCGCGGAGCGCCTTCCCGTACTACGCGCTCGTCGCCTTCGAGACCGGCGGCGCGCCGCGCCTCGCGCTCCTCCTGCTCCTGGCGCCGCTCGCCGGGTTGCTGTACCACGCGGTGTCGGAGGCGGCCGGGGTGCGGGTGCTGGTGTTCGCGGCCACCGCTGGCGCGCGCGTGGCGGACATCGAGTCCGCGGCGCGCGCCGTGCTGCCCAGGTTCTACGCGGACGACGTGCACCCGGACGCGTGGCGCGTGTTCGCGGCGTGCGGGCGGAGGTGGGTGGTGACCGCCACGCCCAGGGTGATGGCGGAGCCGTTCCTGCGCGACCACCTCGGCGCCGACGCCGTCGCCGGCACGGAGCTCGCGACGTGGCGCGGGCGCGCCACGGGGCTGGTGGACTCGCGCCGGGGCGTGCTCGTCGGCGAGAGGAAGGCGGAGGCGCTGAGGGAGATGGTCCGCGACGGCGATGCGCCGGAGGTCGGGCTGGGCGACCGGAGGTCCGATTACGCCTTCATGAGCGTTTGCAAG GAGGCGTACCTCGTGCCGCGGGAGCCGGTGGACGCCGTGGGCGTGGACAAGCTGCGGAAGCCGGTGATCTTCCACGACGGCCGCCTCGTCCAGCGGCCGACCCCTCTCGCCGCGCTGCTCGCCGTGGTGTGGTACCCCATCGGCTTCCTGCTCGCGTGCGTCCGGGTCGCCGCGGGGTCGCTCGTCCCGATGCCGTGGCAGTACCACGTGTACCGGGCTCTGGGCGTGCGCGTCGTGGTGCGGGGCGCTCCCCCGCCGCGCCCGAAGCATGCCGAGGGCCGCACGGGCGCGCTCTTTGCCTGCTCCCACCGCACGCTCCTGGACCCGGTCTTCATCTCCGTGGCGCTCGGCCGCCCCGTGTCCGTCGTCACCTACTCGCTCTCCCGCCTCTCCGAGTTCCTCTCGCCGATTCGCACCGTCCGCCTCACCCGCGACCGCGCCACCGACGCCGCCGCCATCAGGCGCCTGCTCGCCGGGGGCGACCTGGCCGTCTGCCCCGAGGGGACCACGTGCCGGGAGCCCTTCCTGCTGCGCTTCTCGTCGCTCTTCGCGGAGCTCAGCGACGACATCGTGCCCGTGGCGACCGAGTGCCGGATGAGCATGTTCCACGGCACCACGGCCAGGGGCTGGAAGGGGATGGACCCCTTCTACCTCTTCATGAACCCGCGGCCGGAGTACACGGTGACGTTCCTCGACAGGCTGCCGGCGGAGCACACCTGCGGCGGCGGTGGGAGGTCGAGCCACGAGGTGGCCAACCACGTGCAGAGGATCATCGCCTCGGCGCTCTCCTTCGAGTGCACCGGCTTCACCAGGAAGGACAAGTACCTGGCGCTCGCCGGCAACGACGGCATCGTCCGGCCGCGCAAGGGCACGTGA
- the LOC125552753 gene encoding probable prolyl 4-hydroxylase 6, producing the protein MAPLFQRVLLAVLLLASTASSSFATAGRGGGRGRFDPTRAVHVSWRPRVFLYKGFLSEAECDHLIALAEEGGLQKSMVVDRLTGKSVMSQVRTSSGTFLPKKQDQVVARIEERIAAWTMLPQENGESIQVLRYESGQKYEPHVDFIRHTAKGYHSRGGHRVATVLMYLSDVKMGGETVFPNSDAESLQPKDDTWSECARSGYAVKPVKGDAVLFFSLHPNGTTDPDSLHGSCPVIDGEKWSATKWIHVRPFDSRPRVPSTAGCGDENDLCPRWAANGECAKNPRYMVGTPGNPGFCRKSCNACTGTL; encoded by the exons ATGGCTCCCCTGTTCCAGCGCGTCCTCCTCGCCGTCCTGCTGCTCGCCAGcacggcctcctcctccttcgccacCGCCGGCCGCGGCGGCGGCCGCGGGCGCTTCGACCCCACCCGCGCCGTCCACGTCTCGTGGCGCCCCAG GGTGTTCCTGTACAAGGGGTTCCTGTCGGAGGCGGAGTGCGATCACCTCATCGCGCTG GCGGAGGAGGGTGGCCTGCAGAAGTCGATGGTGGTGGACCGGCTGACGGGGAAGAGCGTGATGAGCCAGGTGCGCACCAGCTCCGGAACGTTCCTCCCCAAGAAGCAG GACCAAGTTGTGGCGAGGATAGAGGAGAGGATCGCCGCCTGGACCATGCTGCCACAGG AGAACGGCGAGAGCATCCAGGTGCTCCGGTACGAGAGCGGCCAGAAGTACGAGCCGCACGTCGACTTCATCCGGCACACTGCCAAGGGATACCATTCCCGCGGGGGGCACCGCGTCGCCACCGTGCTCATGTACCTGTCCGACGTCAAGATGGGCGGCGAGaccgtcttccccaactccgaC GCCGAGTCGTTGCAGCCCAAAGACGACACATGGTCAGAGTGTGCACGAAGTGGGTACGCAG TGAAACCTGTGAAGGGCGACGCGGTGCTCTTCTTCAGCCTGCACCCCAACGGGACGACGGACCCGGACAGCCTGCACGGGAGCTGCCCCGTGATCGACGGCGAGAAGTGGTCGGCGACCAAGTGGATCCACGTCCGACCCTTCGACAGCCGCCCTCGCGTGCCGTCCACCGCCGGATGCGGGGACGAGAACGATCTCTGCCCTCGGTGGGCTGCCAATGGCGAGTGCGCCAAGAACCCTCGCTACATGGTCGGAACCCCCGGTAACCCCGGCTTCTGCCGGAAGAGCTGCAACGCGTGCACCGGTACACTGTAG